Genomic segment of Melanotaenia boesemani isolate fMelBoe1 chromosome 10, fMelBoe1.pri, whole genome shotgun sequence:
AGCTTGAGAAGCTAACAGTTTGACATCGAGTGTTTAGCTAGTTGAACAGAATTAACATGGGAGGTGAAGAAAAACGTTTTCACGGCTTTGGAGAAGAGCCGCCCACCGATGCTTCAACATAAAGACCCACGACTGATGCAGCAGTCCACAGGGCTCAAAGAAGGAACGACAGTCCAAACTGGGACCAGAGGAAGGTCACTGGACACGATGGGGGGAGCGATGGGACCACTGCTACACTGGTTACAGGATGTAGCAGCTGTTACACTCCTCAAAGCCCGACGGACATTATTTCAGGCTGCTATCCTTTTTTGTACCTTGATTTTACTGCTCTGGGTCTCCATCTTTCTTTATGGGAGTTTTTATTACTCCTACATGCCAACTGTGAGCTTCTCCACTCCTGTACACTTTTTTTACACATCTGATTGTGATTCTCTTGATTCAGCACTCTGCTCCTTCCCTACAGCCAACATTTCTTTTATGAAGAATGAAAGAGACCAGGTGATGGCTAATGGTCAACCTTACCGAGTGTCGTTGGAGTTAGAGATGCCAGAGTCTCCAGTGAATGAACAGCTGGGTATGTTCATGGTGAAGATGTCTTGTTATACCAGAGGTGGGAATACTGTCTCAACAGTGGGACGGTCTGTAATGCTCCATTACCGCTCCAACCTTCTGCAGACCCTCAGCACTTTATTCTTCTCCCCTTTTCTCCTGACTGGGATGGCTGAGCAGAAGCAGCTAATAGAAGTAGAGTTCTTCTCAGATTACAAGACAAATGCTTATCAACCCACGGTGGGCGCTGTCATAAAAATCCATTCTAAACGAGTGCAGATCTACTCATCTCAGCTCCGTATCCATGCATATTTCACTGGAATACGTTATCTTCTTTACAACTTCCCACTGACATCTGCAGTGATTGGTGTTGCCACCAACTTCAGCTTCCTCAGTGTCATTGCGCTGTTTGGCTACCTGCAGTTTGTATGGGGTGGACTTTGGCCTCCAGATCCAGTAAGAGTCAAGGTCATGATGGGAGACAACACCCGCATCcagaagaggagggaggaggctCGAAAGCGCATGGAGAAGGAAAATTCCCAGAAGGATTTGAGTGCTCCTACACTTATTGGATCTGTGGATGGGACATATGATTTTCAGGGAAATGTTACAGCAGTAAAGTCATCATTAGAGATCCCGTCTGAAATCCCAGATGCCTCTGAGTCTGGGATCGAAGCTCCAGATAGCAAAGAAGAAGAGTCTCATGAATCAGAGGACCCTGAGGAGATCAACAGCACAGAAGTCTCAGATGGATACCTTCCATCTCATCCTGAGGAGACAGGACTTCGACAGAGACCAGGACCCTGGACAAGTATATAAACCATAAAGAAAGCTTTTTATGTGCTAAAATCTTGCATTTAGCCTGAATGTGATCTGCCAGATGTTGATATGTTAAAACAAACCCAATGGTTGGACAAAACTGACTTGCATGAGAATATGTTACTTGTGTTGTTTTAGTTTGCACATTACAGGCTATTGTCTCGATAACAGTTTACCTCAGTAAAAATGTAGgtcttttcccccctttttttgaTTGCATTGCTGTTACAGTTATGTTTGGACCATTTGAGTTTTCCAGGTGCTCAAATCAGGAGCCGTTACGTTCCATTTCGTCACAAGATCAGCAACACTTCAACATGCCCTGTTTTAGTCAGTGAACCTGTTTATGTTTTGATGTCCTGTTGCTGTTTTCTGACATTAGTCTCCTTGTTTTTAACAGCTTCCTGGAAAAAAGCATTGGTCCAGCCTGAGGGGTTTATGCAATATGTTCTTTATGTCTCAGAGTAACTGATTAGTGCTTTTACACAGTTGTTGTTCATTCCATGACAAGCCTTTGTAAAGTGCATTTTGCAGTCTGTGGTTTGATGTTCtcaaaattgtatttatttttcattaccACCAAGCATAGAGCATTTTAGTTGATGttttaaaccataaataaaCGTGAAACATGTCCGTATTTAACAAGTAAAGCTAGAGATTTGAAGTTGATGATAAAAGCAAGTTCAGCCTTTAAGTATTTAACCTACAGTTTAGGGGAACTTTGGTTTAAAGTTAGTCAGAAACTGTTTAAGTTGTGTTACTGGAGATGGAACTTTGTACCAAAGGTAAAGTTAAATATGATGCATTCAATGAAGATTAATGAGCA
This window contains:
- the bscl2 gene encoding seipin; this translates as MLQHKDPRLMQQSTGLKEGTTVQTGTRGRSLDTMGGAMGPLLHWLQDVAAVTLLKARRTLFQAAILFCTLILLLWVSIFLYGSFYYSYMPTVSFSTPVHFFYTSDCDSLDSALCSFPTANISFMKNERDQVMANGQPYRVSLELEMPESPVNEQLGMFMVKMSCYTRGGNTVSTVGRSVMLHYRSNLLQTLSTLFFSPFLLTGMAEQKQLIEVEFFSDYKTNAYQPTVGAVIKIHSKRVQIYSSQLRIHAYFTGIRYLLYNFPLTSAVIGVATNFSFLSVIALFGYLQFVWGGLWPPDPVRVKVMMGDNTRIQKRREEARKRMEKENSQKDLSAPTLIGSVDGTYDFQGNVTAVKSSLEIPSEIPDASESGIEAPDSKEEESHESEDPEEINSTEVSDGYLPSHPEETGLRQRPGPWTSI